The bacterium genomic interval CGCGCCGCTTCCCGCAGAAGGTGCAGGCGTTCGTGCACCGGTTCGTGATGTTCAGGTAGAGGGAGCCCCGGATCCTGTAGGCGACCCGGACCTCCTCCTCGACGGGAATGCGGAAGAGGCGAAGGGCGTTGACCGTGGTCGTGCGCGCCACGTCCTCGACGGTGACCCCCTTGATCGCGGCGATCCTCGCGGCCACCAGCGGGACGTACGACGGCTCGTTCGGTCTGCCCCGGTGCGGGACCGGCGCCAGGAAGGGGCAGTCCGTCTCGATCAGCAGGCGGTCCAGCGGCAGCCCACGGATCGCCTCCACCTGCATTTCCGATCCCTTGTAGGTGATGGCGCCGGGGATGGAGACGAGGAAGTTCATCGCGATCGCCTTGCGCGCCATCGCGAGGTCCCCGGAGAAGCAGTGGATGATGCCGCCGACCTCCTCCGCCTTTTCCTCCGCGAGGATCGACAGCACCTCGTCGTGCGCGTCCCGGTCGTGGATGACCACGGGGAGGGCCCGCCGGCGGGCCAGGCGGATCTGCTCCCGGAAGGCGGCGCGCTGGAGGTCCCGCGGCGCGCGGTCGCGGTGGAAATCGAGCCCCGTTTCGCCGATCGCCACCACCTTGTCGCACCGGGAGAGCGCCTCGAGGCGCGCGAGGAGCGCGTCGGAGAGCCGTCCCGCGTCGTGCGGGTGCAGGCCGACGACGGCGTAGACCCCCGTGTGCCGGTGGGCGATCGATACGGCCCGCTCGCCGCTCTCCGGGTCGATGCCCACCGTGGCGATCCGCGTGACTCCCGCGTCGCGCGCCCGCTGCACCACCGCTTCCTCCGCCTCGCGGAGCGGCGAAAGATCGAGATGCGCGTGGGTATCAAAAAACATCGGATCTCCCGCGCATGAAACGCAGCACTGGGAGCTTCAATTCATAGATACGACAACGTATCGGGAAGACAGCACGGAAGGCGCACGCAACAGGAGGGTCCGGCGGAGCCGCCGCAGGAGGGAGGGCGGAGTGAGGTAAAGCGCAGCCGTGCAGGTTCACCGCACGGCGAGCCACGAACGAAGCCCTGCCCTCCGAGGCGGCGCAGCCGAAGGGGGAGTCACGGAGGCGCGCTGCCTCCCGGTATCGCTCTTTGGGTACGTTGCCGTATTTATGAAATTGAGCACTTAGTACTCCATTCCGCAATTACGGTGACGTATTTGGAGCAGCAGTTACGCGGCAACGGTGAGCGCACGTTCCTTGCCCTCGATTCTTGCCATGAGGTTGGCGAGGTCTTGGCGTGTGAATGTCCAATGAAACGGCGTAGCGACCTGCTCGTAGTGGGATTGAAAGCGAAGCAGGCGATCCTCAACTTCGGCGAGCGAGGTGAAATCGTTGGGGGTGAGCACCTTGCGTTGGATGATCGAGAAGTAGACCTCGATCTGGTTGAGCCAGCTGGCATGGACGGGGGTGTGCACCGGCACGATGGTAGGCCAGGTTTTCTGCAGCCGCGCGATGGATGCCTGACCGCGGTGCGAGGAGCCATTATCCATGACCCAGAATACGCGGGCGGCGGATCGATACGGTTCCTTTTCCATCACGTCCGCAACCAATCGCCTGAAGGGATCGATGCCGGTGGTCACGTCGAATCGGCCGAACACCTTGGCGCGGCGCACGTCCCAAGCGGCCAGATACGCCCAAGCGCCGCCGCGGGCGTACTCGTGCTCGACGCGCATCGGCCGACCGGGAGCCGGAGGCAGCGAGCGATGGCAGCGCAGGCGGGCCTGGATGCTTGTCTTCTCATCGGTCGACAGCACGCAATCCGTATCGGCCAACGGCTTTCCCTCCCAGAGGCCTTGATACAGGTCGAGAATGCGCCCGGCTTTCTCGGCAAACGCAGGGTCCCGGGGGAAGATCCAGGTGCGATGCCGCCAAGGGTGCAGGGCGTCCTGGCTGAGCCACCGCCAGACCGTGGTGCCGCTGATCGAAGCCACCAATCCGGCGCCGACCACCTCCCGCTTAAGCTCCGACAGGGAGAACCGGGACAGGGGCTTACCGAGACGGTGCGGCAGCTCACACGCGAGCGCTTTAACGGCGACGACGACTCCGGGGGGAAAAGCGCGGGGGGGACCCGCCACGCGGTTGTTCATCGAGGCCCGGAAGACGTTGCTCGAAAAAGCGTTTACGCCACTTGGATACAATTTGACGCGGCGTATCAAGACGTGCGGCAATGACATCGTTAGAGAGCCCCTGGGCCGCGTACAGGATGATCCTGGCGCGTAAGACGTCGCGATACGGTGACGTATATCTGCGCGCGAGTGCTTCCAGTCTCGTTCGCTCATCTTCGGCCAACTCGATGTCATATGGGCTTTTTCTTGGCATCTCCACCCCCTTTCATCGCTGAAGAGGATGATAGCATGCCGCTTATAATACGTCATCGTATTTGTGTACAGCAGTACTTAGGCTCCCGTCTCGATCTTCGGGAAGACGATGCACGCCTTCGGGAGGGTGACGCCCGTCGCGAGCCCTCCCCACGCGCCGTCCCGGTCGATGCGGGCGTTTTCCAGGGGGCCGCCTCCCGGGACGAGAGCTTCCCACAGCTTCTGCGCCGCGGTCGGGGTGAACGGGGCCATCAGAAGCGCGGCGAGGCGGGACGCCTCGAGGGCGTTGTAGAGGACCGTTCCCAGCCGGCCGCGCTTTCCGGGATCCTTCGCCAGCGACCACGGCTGCGCCGACTGCACGTATTCGTTCCCCTTCGTCACGAGATCGATGATCGCCCCGAGCGCCTTGTGGAACGCCACCTCGTCCATCGCCGCGGCCACGGCCGGCACGGTGCCGCGCCCGCAGGCCGACAGGATCGCGTCCCCGGGGCCGGCGGGAGCCGGTTCGGGGACGACGCCGTCGAAATATTTCCCGAGCATCCCGAGCGTCCGGTTCAGCAGGTTGCCCAGCTTGTCCGCGAGCTCCGAGTTGGCGCGCTTGATCAGCTCCCTCTCGGAGAAGTCGCCGTCCAGACCGAAGGAGACTTCGCGAAGCAGAAAGTAGCGGAACGCGTCCGCCCCGTATTTCCGGACCATCTCGTATGGGTCGACGACGTTTCCCAGCGACTTGCTCATCTTCTGCCCCTCGACGGTCCACCACCCGTGGGCGAACACCCCGAGCGGCGGTGCGATCCCGGCGGACATGAGGAACGCGGGCCAGTAGACGGCGTGGAACCGGAGGATGTCCTTCCCCACCATGTGGATGTCGGCGGGCCAGAAGGTCCCGAACTCCGCCGTGGGGGAAGGGTACCCCAGCCCGGTGATGTAGTTGGTGAGG includes:
- a CDS encoding YchF/TatD family DNA exonuclease, which encodes MFFDTHAHLDLSPLREAEEAVVQRARDAGVTRIATVGIDPESGERAVSIAHRHTGVYAVVGLHPHDAGRLSDALLARLEALSRCDKVVAIGETGLDFHRDRAPRDLQRAAFREQIRLARRRALPVVIHDRDAHDEVLSILAEEKAEEVGGIIHCFSGDLAMARKAIAMNFLVSIPGAITYKGSEMQVEAIRGLPLDRLLIETDCPFLAPVPHRGRPNEPSYVPLVAARIAAIKGVTVEDVARTTTVNALRLFRIPVEEEVRVAYRIRGSLYLNITNRCTNACTFCGKRRDYRVKGHLLKLPGEPTAAETLAEVGDPTEYDEIVFCGFGEPLLRLEEVKEIAAELKRRGARVRVNTDGLGNLVHGRNILPELAGRVDALSVSLNAPDAETYARICPNRYGAASFAALLDFLREAPKHVPNVVATAVALPGLDTGAVRHLAESIPGVSFRLRPYDDLG
- the metG gene encoding methionine--tRNA ligase, with product MKETFYITTPIYYVNDVPHIGHAYTTIACDALARWHRMLGKQVFFLTGTDEHGEKVQKTAAAKGLSPRELADQVVTNFQGLTPALTISNTGFIRTTDPRHYASVQDLFRKSLANGDIYLGDYEGWYCVPDEAYWTALQLADGNCPTCGRPVEKRKEPSYFFRLSKYQEPLLDYYRKRPDFIRPESRRNEVVAFVEGGLNDLSVSRTSLSWGIPVPEAPGHVIYVWYDALTNYITGLGYPSPTAEFGTFWPADIHMVGKDILRFHAVYWPAFLMSAGIAPPLGVFAHGWWTVEGQKMSKSLGNVVDPYEMVRKYGADAFRYFLLREVSFGLDGDFSERELIKRANSELADKLGNLLNRTLGMLGKYFDGVVPEPAPAGPGDAILSACGRGTVPAVAAAMDEVAFHKALGAIIDLVTKGNEYVQSAQPWSLAKDPGKRGRLGTVLYNALEASRLAALLMAPFTPTAAQKLWEALVPGGGPLENARIDRDGAWGGLATGVTLPKACIVFPKIETGA